A section of the Cololabis saira isolate AMF1-May2022 chromosome 6, fColSai1.1, whole genome shotgun sequence genome encodes:
- the edar gene encoding tumor necrosis factor receptor superfamily member EDAR isoform X1 — MPERRRQRKFVILSSLLVCCMLAGAEYSSCGEYEFFNQTSDSCQACPQCQPGQEPHMTCGYGVKDEDFACVPCPKGKYSKGKYEICRRHKDCDALYQATVRVAGTPESDAECGPCLPGYYMLENRGRNLYAMVCHSCQNAPRNTKECMQINKSKGKPSIAHGSTTVFPHVNKAFFSDAPGQSHLATALIIAMSTIFIMAIAIVLIIMFYILKAKPSGQACCSGQVVKAVEAQTNKQEDKKDMPDSVVIFSEKDEYDKLKAPPQKTVKSENDASSENEQLLSRSIDSDEEPPSDKRGSAETTNHNLCLVNLGNKPDLCLLSLGLLDRGRTCNGTSATAAASQASSIPSPNHIINGNHISGVNAINNNNKTPGMLQSRRKKILDLYNRTCNVTEGLSPTELPFDCLEKASRMLSSSYSSDAAVVKTWRHLAESFGLKRDEIGGMSDGLQLFERVSTAGYSIPDLLTRLVQIERLDAVESLCADVLGNSEVAAAAGRQSVNSFHSQLVCSSACTSPSQRCASV, encoded by the exons GTGTGTTGTATGCTTGCTGGTGCAGAGTATTCCAGCTGTGGAGAGTATGAGTTCTTCAACCAAACCAGCGACAGCTGCCAGGCCTGTCCTCAGTGCCAGCCAGGACAAGAACCGCATATG ACCTGTGGTTACGGTGTGAAAGATGAAGACTTTGCCTGCGTGCCATGCCCAAAGGGAAAATATTCCAAAGGAAAGTATGAGATCTGCAGACGCCATAAAGACTGTGACGCTCTCTACCAAGCTACTGTCCGTGTAGCAGGAACTCCAGAAAGTGATGCTGAGTGTGGACCTTGCTTACCGGG GTATTACATGCTGGAGAACAGGGGCAGAAACCTCTACGCGATGGTTTGCCACTCCTGCCAGAACGCCCCACGCAACACCAAAGAAT GCATGCAAATCAACAAGTCGAAGGGAAAACCTTCGATTGCTCATGGCAGTACAACAGTCTTCCCTCATGtaaataaag CCTTTTTCTCAGATGCTCCAGGTCAGAGCCACCTTGCAACAGCTCTCATAATCGCCATGTCCACCATTTTTATCATGGCCATCGCCATCGTCCTCATCATCATGTTCTACATCTTGAAGGCCAAACCGAGTGGCCAGG cATGTTGTTCCGGACAAGTTGTGAAGGCAGTGGAGGCTCAGACCAACAAACAGGAAGACAAGAAAGACATGCCTG ACAGTGTGGTGATCTTCTCAGAGAAAGACGAGTACGACAAACTGAAAGCTCCTCCTCAGAAGACAGTGAAGAG TGAAAACGATGCATCATCAGAGAATGAGCAGCTGTTAAGCCGCAGCATTGACAGTGACGAGGAGCCACCATCAGATAAACGGGGATCGGCGGAGACTACAAACCACAAcctctgcctcgtcaacttggGCAACAAGCCGGACCTCTGCTTGCTCTCTCTGGGACTCCTGGACCGCGGCCGCACCTGCAACGGCACCTCTGCCACGGCCGCGGCCAGCCAGGCCTCCAGCATCCCCAGTCCCAACCACATCATCAATGGCAACCACATCAGCGGTGTGAATgccatcaacaacaacaataaaactcCAGGG ATGCTGCAAAGTCGAAGGAAAAAGATATTGGATCTTTATAACAGAACTTGCAATGTTACTGAGG GCCTGAGCCCCACGGAGCTTCCCTTCGACTGCCTGGAGAAGGCCAGCCGCATGCTGAGCTCCTCCTACAGCAGCGATGCGGCCGTGGTGAAGACATGGAGGCACCTGGCCGAGAGCTTCGGGCTGAAGCGCGACGAGATCGGCGGCATGAGCGACGGCCTTCAGCTCTTTGAGAGAGTCAGCACGGCGGGCTACAGCATCCCGGACCTCCTTACTCGCCTGGTGCAGATTGAGAGGCTAGACGCTGTGGAGTCCCTGTGTGCAGACGTGCTGGGAAACAGTGAGGTAGCGGCAGCAGCGGGACGGCAGAGCGTCAACAGCTTTCACAGCCAGTTAGTCTGTTCCTCCGCGTGCACGTCCCCATCCCAGCGCTGCGCCAGCGTCTAA
- the edar gene encoding tumor necrosis factor receptor superfamily member EDAR isoform X2, which translates to MPERRRQRKFVILSSLLVCCMLAGAEYSSCGEYEFFNQTSDSCQACPQCQPGQEPHMTCGYGVKDEDFACVPCPKGKYSKGKYEICRRHKDCDALYQATVRVAGTPESDAECGPCLPGYYMLENRGRNLYAMVCHSCQNAPRNTKECMQINKSKGKPSIAHGSTTVFPHVNKDAPGQSHLATALIIAMSTIFIMAIAIVLIIMFYILKAKPSGQACCSGQVVKAVEAQTNKQEDKKDMPDSVVIFSEKDEYDKLKAPPQKTVKSENDASSENEQLLSRSIDSDEEPPSDKRGSAETTNHNLCLVNLGNKPDLCLLSLGLLDRGRTCNGTSATAAASQASSIPSPNHIINGNHISGVNAINNNNKTPGMLQSRRKKILDLYNRTCNVTEGLSPTELPFDCLEKASRMLSSSYSSDAAVVKTWRHLAESFGLKRDEIGGMSDGLQLFERVSTAGYSIPDLLTRLVQIERLDAVESLCADVLGNSEVAAAAGRQSVNSFHSQLVCSSACTSPSQRCASV; encoded by the exons GTGTGTTGTATGCTTGCTGGTGCAGAGTATTCCAGCTGTGGAGAGTATGAGTTCTTCAACCAAACCAGCGACAGCTGCCAGGCCTGTCCTCAGTGCCAGCCAGGACAAGAACCGCATATG ACCTGTGGTTACGGTGTGAAAGATGAAGACTTTGCCTGCGTGCCATGCCCAAAGGGAAAATATTCCAAAGGAAAGTATGAGATCTGCAGACGCCATAAAGACTGTGACGCTCTCTACCAAGCTACTGTCCGTGTAGCAGGAACTCCAGAAAGTGATGCTGAGTGTGGACCTTGCTTACCGGG GTATTACATGCTGGAGAACAGGGGCAGAAACCTCTACGCGATGGTTTGCCACTCCTGCCAGAACGCCCCACGCAACACCAAAGAAT GCATGCAAATCAACAAGTCGAAGGGAAAACCTTCGATTGCTCATGGCAGTACAACAGTCTTCCCTCATGtaaataaag ATGCTCCAGGTCAGAGCCACCTTGCAACAGCTCTCATAATCGCCATGTCCACCATTTTTATCATGGCCATCGCCATCGTCCTCATCATCATGTTCTACATCTTGAAGGCCAAACCGAGTGGCCAGG cATGTTGTTCCGGACAAGTTGTGAAGGCAGTGGAGGCTCAGACCAACAAACAGGAAGACAAGAAAGACATGCCTG ACAGTGTGGTGATCTTCTCAGAGAAAGACGAGTACGACAAACTGAAAGCTCCTCCTCAGAAGACAGTGAAGAG TGAAAACGATGCATCATCAGAGAATGAGCAGCTGTTAAGCCGCAGCATTGACAGTGACGAGGAGCCACCATCAGATAAACGGGGATCGGCGGAGACTACAAACCACAAcctctgcctcgtcaacttggGCAACAAGCCGGACCTCTGCTTGCTCTCTCTGGGACTCCTGGACCGCGGCCGCACCTGCAACGGCACCTCTGCCACGGCCGCGGCCAGCCAGGCCTCCAGCATCCCCAGTCCCAACCACATCATCAATGGCAACCACATCAGCGGTGTGAATgccatcaacaacaacaataaaactcCAGGG ATGCTGCAAAGTCGAAGGAAAAAGATATTGGATCTTTATAACAGAACTTGCAATGTTACTGAGG GCCTGAGCCCCACGGAGCTTCCCTTCGACTGCCTGGAGAAGGCCAGCCGCATGCTGAGCTCCTCCTACAGCAGCGATGCGGCCGTGGTGAAGACATGGAGGCACCTGGCCGAGAGCTTCGGGCTGAAGCGCGACGAGATCGGCGGCATGAGCGACGGCCTTCAGCTCTTTGAGAGAGTCAGCACGGCGGGCTACAGCATCCCGGACCTCCTTACTCGCCTGGTGCAGATTGAGAGGCTAGACGCTGTGGAGTCCCTGTGTGCAGACGTGCTGGGAAACAGTGAGGTAGCGGCAGCAGCGGGACGGCAGAGCGTCAACAGCTTTCACAGCCAGTTAGTCTGTTCCTCCGCGTGCACGTCCCCATCCCAGCGCTGCGCCAGCGTCTAA